Proteins encoded in a region of the Stieleria neptunia genome:
- a CDS encoding DUF1501 domain-containing protein yields MDVRPSDSVNHPQSVYQMNSESILMGNPSVGSWVAYGPGSENQNMPAFVVLPDPGGGLGPPAHYSNRTARLRIRSVPLSGYNDRKCVGFEFVSGKALVLCQLSIFEPAFVERKRGQVPKTKWSAGCFAFLVPDPCSAVP; encoded by the coding sequence ATGGATGTCAGGCCCAGTGACAGTGTCAATCATCCGCAGTCTGTGTATCAGATGAACAGCGAAAGCATCTTGATGGGAAATCCCAGCGTCGGAAGCTGGGTGGCCTACGGACCTGGTTCCGAAAACCAGAACATGCCGGCTTTCGTGGTGCTGCCTGATCCGGGAGGCGGCTTAGGACCGCCTGCGCATTACAGTAACAGAACTGCGCGGCTGCGCATTCGATCGGTCCCTCTTTCCGGATACAATGACCGCAAATGTGTGGGTTTTGAATTTGTGAGCGGCAAGGCACTAGTGCTTTGTCAGCTTTCAATTTTCGAGCCTGCGTTTGTCGAGCGGAAAAGGGGTCAGGTACCAAAAACCAAATGGTCCGCAGGGTGCTTCGCATTTTTGGTACCTGACCCCTGTTCCGCGGTACCCTAA
- a CDS encoding exo-alpha-sialidase, which produces MSRTKKVGAHGYHDVFAIFSELSAKNWSKPAAIPSLRRMRQDDGYEVVAGDLCPIWHPKTKKVLITGKTFNFADGKKENFLREQVSFCVFDPASREFGPLRMLKMPQQDHTGHPIIAPNAGCHQQVVLDDGTVLLPVRYQRSESKRNYVSIVARCRFDGKTLEYIDHGTEHSIPTKRGLYEPSVAAHNGAYFFAMRADDGAWVARSSDGTTYSDHIPWKFDNGQDLGSYNTQQHWVTLGKRLYLVYTRRGANNDHIMRHRAPLFIAEVDPQRLGVLKDTEQIVVPENHATLGNSGICRISDSESWITVAEGRVTQSKRKGENNRVILAKLRLADESR; this is translated from the coding sequence ATGTCACGCACGAAGAAAGTCGGCGCTCACGGGTACCATGACGTTTTTGCCATCTTCAGCGAACTCTCTGCAAAGAATTGGAGCAAACCAGCAGCGATTCCGTCGCTGCGAAGAATGCGTCAGGACGATGGGTACGAGGTCGTCGCGGGCGACTTGTGTCCGATCTGGCATCCAAAAACCAAGAAGGTCTTGATCACCGGAAAGACATTCAACTTTGCCGACGGTAAGAAGGAAAACTTCCTGCGAGAACAAGTTTCTTTCTGTGTCTTTGATCCAGCCTCACGAGAATTTGGTCCTCTTCGCATGCTGAAGATGCCGCAGCAGGATCACACCGGACATCCGATCATCGCGCCGAACGCTGGTTGCCACCAACAGGTTGTCCTTGACGATGGAACTGTCCTGCTGCCCGTTCGATACCAACGAAGCGAATCGAAACGCAACTATGTTTCAATCGTGGCGAGATGTCGATTCGACGGAAAAACGTTAGAGTACATCGACCACGGCACGGAGCACTCGATTCCGACCAAGCGAGGTCTTTATGAACCGTCCGTTGCCGCCCACAACGGAGCGTACTTCTTCGCAATGCGTGCCGACGACGGCGCCTGGGTTGCCCGCAGCTCGGACGGTACAACGTACTCCGATCACATTCCGTGGAAATTCGACAACGGTCAAGATCTTGGTAGCTATAACACCCAGCAGCACTGGGTCACTCTGGGAAAACGCCTTTACCTTGTCTACACCCGACGCGGCGCCAACAACGATCACATCATGCGTCATCGAGCTCCATTGTTTATCGCCGAAGTTGACCCACAGCGACTGGGCGTCCTGAAAGACACCGAACAAATTGTCGTACCAGAAAACCACGCGACGCTCGGCAACTCAGGCATTTGCCGCATCAGCGACAGCGAATCCTGGATCACCGTCGCGGAAGGCCGAGTGACCCAAAGTAAACGCAAAGGCGAAAACAACCGCGTCATCCTGGCGAAACTACGATTGGCCGACGAATCGCGCTGA
- a CDS encoding DUF1501 domain-containing protein, with amino-acid sequence MSEPKAHHAASAKSVIFLFNSRLFGSPAGYTMWIAGGGVKGGQIIGATDELGYVPVERPVSPADMHATLLHAMGFDQHRLSWNHNNRDGIPTVFGGEVIKEVFA; translated from the coding sequence GTGTCGGAACCGAAAGCTCACCATGCGGCATCGGCAAAGAGCGTCATCTTTTTGTTCAATTCACGACTGTTCGGTTCACCGGCCGGCTACACTATGTGGATCGCTGGAGGCGGAGTCAAAGGCGGACAAATCATCGGAGCCACCGACGAACTTGGCTACGTCCCCGTCGAACGACCTGTCTCACCTGCCGACATGCACGCCACCCTCCTGCACGCGATGGGGTTCGATCAACATCGCCTCTCATGGAACCACAACAACCGCGATGGAATCCCAACCGTCTTCGGCGGCGAAGTCATCAAGGAAGTTTTCGCGTAG
- a CDS encoding DUF1593 domain-containing protein has protein sequence MSRFLFSILFVWICTVAYVDVAVHANGKASSSDRPRIIVTTDFEIDDECAMVRFLLYANEWDIEAIVTSSSQYHWQGHSWAGDDWIDPYLKAYTEIYPNLAKHDPTFPTPAFLLERTKMGNVKAEGEMEEVTEGSKLIVQILLDDSDNRPIWLQAWGGINTISRALKTIEAEHPERMAEVAKKIRLYCIFEQDSTFQDYILPHWGKYQITTIISDQFEAFAYRWKKIQPKENHKYFAAPWMKENILQNHGPLCSLYESHKADEDGFKKGDFRSEGDSPAFLHNIVTGLRSMESPEWGGRRIFLGWSRKHDVLG, from the coding sequence ATGAGTCGATTTCTGTTTTCCATTCTCTTCGTTTGGATATGCACGGTAGCCTACGTCGATGTGGCGGTCCACGCAAACGGCAAGGCTTCGTCGAGTGATCGCCCGCGCATCATCGTCACGACAGACTTCGAGATCGATGATGAGTGCGCGATGGTTCGCTTTCTGTTGTACGCCAACGAGTGGGACATCGAAGCGATTGTGACATCGAGTTCGCAATACCATTGGCAAGGCCACAGTTGGGCGGGTGACGACTGGATCGATCCCTACTTGAAGGCTTACACGGAAATCTATCCGAATCTCGCCAAGCATGACCCAACATTTCCCACGCCGGCATTTTTGCTCGAACGGACCAAGATGGGGAACGTCAAGGCCGAAGGCGAGATGGAGGAAGTCACCGAGGGATCGAAGCTGATCGTGCAAATCTTGCTGGATGATTCTGATAATCGGCCAATCTGGTTGCAGGCGTGGGGCGGCATCAACACGATTTCGCGGGCGCTCAAAACCATCGAAGCGGAACACCCGGAACGAATGGCCGAAGTCGCAAAGAAGATCAGGCTGTATTGCATCTTTGAGCAGGACTCGACGTTTCAGGATTACATTTTGCCTCACTGGGGCAAGTACCAAATCACAACCATCATCTCCGATCAGTTCGAGGCGTTTGCGTATCGATGGAAGAAGATTCAACCCAAGGAAAATCACAAGTACTTCGCCGCGCCTTGGATGAAGGAAAACATCCTGCAAAACCACGGGCCTCTCTGTTCGCTCTACGAGTCGCATAAGGCGGACGAAGACGGATTTAAAAAGGGCGACTTTCGCTCCGAAGGTGACTCGCCCGCATTTCTGCATAACATCGTGACGGGACTACGCAGCATGGAGTCGCCGGAATGGGGCGGTCGGAGAATTTTTTTGGGATGGAGCCGCAAGCACGATGTTTTGGGTTGA
- a CDS encoding PSD1 and planctomycete cytochrome C domain-containing protein: protein MNCRALLLFAIVIHSLAAGSADADEASFESDVAPLLIRRCVECHQGRHPSGNLLLTTAEGFRRGGDSGPAVDLDNPQDSYLLQRIHDGEMPPEKKGRSQQLPEQEVAVLQRWIAAGAEWPKGRHLDWFERSSDVRGGRDLWSLQPVRRPDVPRLQTLPQPANPIDAFVGARLEEQQMSPAAAAGKRVLLRRLYFDLIGLPPSLEQVEAFERDDSPQALEHVIDRLLDSPQYGERWGRYWLDLVRYADTSGYERDQEKPFAWKYRDWVVNALNSDMPYDRFVIAQLAGDEIPERTEASVVATGFLRLGAWNDEPNDPLDYQYDRLEDLVHTTSSSFLAMTVKCARCHDHKFDAIKQEDYYRMASAFWAGPIAARQRKLLGGPTPEELGVTEVLGWTDLGPTPPPLHVLHNGEREAPLDEVVPASLSMIPDLERTFDAPPDGSKSSHRRLQLAQWIANPDNPLTARVFVNRLWQHHFGKAIVRSPNNFGFLADPPTHPKLLDWLADEFVKRGWKIKRMHKLILTSKTWQQSSNHTEFSSYNQKDSANRLWWKSERRRLDAEALRDAMLAVSGELDLRVGGPGFRPTIDAAALEGLSKKSAAWNPSPPEEQLRRSLYMFSKRGLLPPMMTTFNFSDTTLSCGKRDVTTVPTQALVLMNNPLVHARSRRLASTIIANGAQGRDRVSQLWSAVFAREPFAEEFRLAEKHLETQLRRFEPLATEPAQTEQTGSPETLALASLAHVLLNSNEFIYLD from the coding sequence TTGAACTGTCGAGCGCTGTTGCTCTTTGCGATCGTGATTCATTCTCTCGCTGCCGGATCGGCTGATGCGGACGAGGCGTCTTTCGAATCGGATGTTGCTCCATTACTGATCAGACGATGTGTCGAATGCCACCAGGGGCGACATCCGTCGGGAAATCTTTTGCTGACAACCGCCGAAGGATTTCGCAGGGGCGGCGATTCTGGTCCGGCAGTGGACCTTGACAACCCACAGGACAGTTACCTGTTGCAGCGCATCCACGACGGTGAAATGCCGCCGGAGAAAAAGGGCCGGTCGCAGCAGTTGCCTGAACAGGAAGTCGCCGTGCTTCAACGCTGGATTGCCGCCGGTGCCGAATGGCCCAAGGGGCGACATCTCGATTGGTTTGAGCGCAGCAGCGATGTTCGTGGCGGCCGTGATTTGTGGTCATTGCAACCGGTCCGACGTCCTGACGTTCCGCGGCTGCAAACGTTGCCGCAGCCGGCCAATCCCATCGATGCGTTTGTGGGAGCACGGCTGGAGGAGCAACAGATGTCTCCTGCTGCCGCAGCCGGCAAACGCGTCTTACTACGTCGCCTGTACTTCGACCTGATCGGACTACCGCCAAGCCTGGAGCAAGTCGAAGCGTTTGAGCGCGACGACTCACCGCAGGCACTGGAGCACGTCATTGATCGCCTGCTGGATTCTCCACAATATGGAGAGCGCTGGGGACGCTACTGGCTGGATCTTGTTCGATACGCTGACACCAGCGGATACGAACGCGACCAGGAGAAACCATTTGCGTGGAAATACCGTGACTGGGTGGTCAACGCGCTCAACTCAGACATGCCTTACGATCGCTTTGTGATCGCACAACTGGCGGGCGACGAGATACCGGAACGCACCGAGGCGTCTGTCGTCGCCACGGGCTTTCTGCGATTGGGAGCATGGAACGATGAACCCAACGATCCGCTGGACTACCAATACGATCGCCTGGAAGATCTGGTTCACACCACGTCGTCTTCGTTCCTTGCGATGACCGTCAAGTGTGCTCGGTGCCACGACCACAAGTTCGATGCAATCAAGCAAGAAGACTACTACCGGATGGCGTCGGCATTTTGGGCGGGGCCCATTGCAGCTCGCCAACGAAAACTGCTGGGCGGTCCAACTCCGGAGGAGCTTGGAGTCACCGAAGTGCTTGGCTGGACCGATCTCGGCCCGACTCCGCCACCCCTGCATGTGCTCCACAATGGCGAACGTGAGGCTCCGCTGGATGAAGTCGTCCCGGCGTCGCTTTCGATGATCCCGGACCTGGAGCGGACGTTCGATGCGCCGCCAGATGGCTCGAAGTCATCTCACCGACGACTTCAACTGGCCCAGTGGATTGCCAATCCGGACAATCCACTGACGGCTCGCGTTTTCGTGAATCGCCTGTGGCAGCACCATTTCGGGAAAGCCATCGTGCGGTCCCCCAACAACTTTGGCTTTTTGGCCGATCCACCGACGCATCCGAAATTGCTGGACTGGCTGGCGGACGAGTTCGTCAAACGCGGCTGGAAGATCAAGCGGATGCACAAGTTGATTTTGACCTCGAAAACGTGGCAGCAATCATCAAACCACACCGAGTTTTCCAGTTACAACCAGAAGGATTCGGCCAACCGATTGTGGTGGAAGAGTGAACGCCGTCGTCTCGATGCCGAAGCTCTGCGAGATGCCATGCTGGCTGTGTCGGGAGAACTGGATTTGCGAGTCGGCGGGCCGGGTTTCCGCCCAACGATTGACGCCGCGGCACTGGAAGGACTTTCCAAAAAGTCGGCGGCTTGGAATCCGTCGCCCCCGGAGGAACAACTTCGCCGCAGCCTGTACATGTTTTCGAAACGCGGTCTGCTGCCGCCAATGATGACAACGTTTAACTTTTCTGACACGACTCTGTCATGCGGAAAGCGAGACGTGACGACCGTTCCCACCCAGGCTTTGGTGCTGATGAACAACCCGCTGGTGCATGCTCGAAGCCGCAGGCTGGCTTCAACAATCATCGCAAACGGGGCGCAGGGTCGCGATCGCGTGTCTCAATTGTGGTCGGCGGTCTTCGCAAGAGAACCGTTCGCCGAGGAATTTCGTCTGGCGGAAAAGCACCTTGAAACACAATTGCGACGTTTCGAACCATTGGCGACGGAGCCTGCGCAGACAGAACAGACCGGGTCACCAGAAACGTTGGCGCTGGCGTCGCTGGCTCACGTCCTGCTGAATTCCAACGAGTTCATTTACTTAGATTGA
- a CDS encoding DUF1501 domain-containing protein, whose amino-acid sequence MLNRSLFPCGRSRREFVWDMGAGFAGVALASLLGRDGVSIGTATAEESPQSARPHAKACIFLMMNGAPSQVDTFDFKPELEKYSGKQLPADKKFINSGGRKMGYLTPAWRPFHPGGESGLLVSDYFPNVREHADKLCVINSCHTDSHAHGSALVAMNTGKTLIGRPSLGSWCVYGMGSENENLPGYVVMLDKRGGPISGQPNWSSGFMPATYAGTLFRPTGDPILDLKGPAHVTQAVQREQLDMLAQLNQQHLSTRPGSQKLADRIRSYELAYRMQSATPEAVDLSQESQQTLDSYGVGNQPTDEYGRNCLIARRLVERGVRFIQLYSGGGHLEETWDAHESIEKNHGQHAAEVDQPIAALLTDLEQRGLLEDTLVVWGGEFGRMPFSEGQGAPGRNHNPYGFSMWMAGGGIKGGQTYGETDEFGFEAVTDKVHLHDLHATILHAMGQDHETLSWFHQGREETLTDVGGRVVHDLFA is encoded by the coding sequence ATGTTGAATCGATCTTTATTCCCTTGCGGCAGGTCGCGACGTGAATTTGTCTGGGACATGGGGGCCGGCTTCGCTGGAGTGGCACTGGCCAGCCTGCTGGGCCGAGACGGCGTTTCCATCGGAACGGCGACGGCGGAAGAAAGCCCGCAATCCGCCAGGCCGCATGCAAAGGCGTGTATCTTTTTGATGATGAATGGTGCGCCGTCGCAGGTTGACACGTTCGACTTCAAGCCGGAACTGGAAAAGTACAGCGGCAAACAACTTCCGGCTGACAAAAAGTTCATCAACTCCGGTGGTCGAAAAATGGGCTACCTGACTCCTGCCTGGCGACCCTTCCACCCAGGCGGAGAATCCGGGCTGCTGGTTTCGGACTACTTTCCGAACGTCAGAGAGCACGCCGACAAGCTGTGCGTCATCAATTCATGCCACACCGACAGCCATGCCCATGGTTCGGCTCTCGTCGCCATGAACACCGGCAAGACGTTAATCGGCCGACCGTCCCTTGGAAGCTGGTGCGTCTACGGCATGGGGTCGGAAAACGAAAATCTGCCGGGCTATGTCGTCATGCTGGACAAACGCGGTGGCCCAATCAGCGGGCAACCCAATTGGTCCAGCGGTTTCATGCCCGCGACGTATGCGGGCACGTTATTTCGGCCAACTGGCGATCCGATCCTTGATCTGAAAGGGCCGGCTCACGTGACCCAGGCCGTGCAACGAGAGCAACTCGACATGCTGGCACAGCTGAATCAACAGCACCTGTCGACTCGTCCCGGTAGTCAGAAGCTGGCAGATCGCATCCGAAGTTACGAACTCGCCTATCGCATGCAGTCGGCCACCCCCGAAGCCGTCGACCTGTCGCAGGAAAGTCAGCAGACGCTGGATTCGTACGGCGTTGGCAATCAACCGACTGACGAATACGGTCGCAACTGTTTGATTGCTCGCCGTCTGGTCGAACGCGGCGTGCGGTTCATTCAGTTGTATTCCGGTGGCGGCCACCTGGAAGAGACCTGGGATGCCCATGAGAGCATCGAAAAGAACCATGGCCAGCATGCCGCCGAAGTTGATCAGCCGATCGCCGCACTTCTGACCGACCTTGAGCAACGCGGTCTTCTAGAAGACACACTGGTCGTCTGGGGCGGCGAATTCGGACGCATGCCGTTTAGCGAAGGCCAGGGAGCTCCGGGTCGAAACCACAATCCGTATGGATTCAGCATGTGGATGGCCGGTGGAGGAATCAAGGGCGGGCAAACGTATGGAGAAACGGATGAATTCGGATTTGAAGCGGTGACAGACAAAGTCCATCTGCACGATCTTCACGCCACCATTCTCCATGCCATGGGCCAGGACCACGAGACGCTGTCGTGGTTTCATCAGGGGCGAGAAGAAACACTCACCGACGTCGGCGGTCGAGTTGTCCACGACCTGTTTGCATAG
- a CDS encoding right-handed parallel beta-helix repeat-containing protein: protein MATEELAPCATMLAAALLLCNKLANTKNVSSARVESLLRMIARSLLLLVALAVPASASTFYVATDGDDSNRGTLEEPFGTIQRAQEFVSPGDTVFIRGGTYRMRESQIARTRRIFAHVIDLHKSGSKGSRIKYWAYKYEKPKFDFSDVKPSGKRVHAFAIGGSWIHIKGIEVVGVQVTVSGHTQSICIANDGSHNVFEHLSMHDGMAIGFYGVGGSDNLILNCDAFRNHDSFSENGRGGNTDGFGYHPTRGGKNNVFRGCRAWLNSDDGFDCINASESITFENCWAMDNGYSADRKSLADGNGFKAGGYGSKTKRQLPRTIPRHVVKDCIAAYNKSSGFYANHHVGGCDWLNNLAYRNGTNFNMLCRTNDNSTDVPGYGHVLKGNVSLASRRLIINVNLAKCELADNRFDPDEPFPDFDIQSLDRSQLTGPRQADGSLPKIAIRPSGASTLKFP, encoded by the coding sequence ATGGCGACAGAAGAACTCGCTCCGTGCGCGACAATGCTGGCCGCCGCGCTACTTTTATGTAACAAGCTTGCCAATACAAAAAACGTTTCATCAGCCCGGGTTGAAAGTCTGCTCCGCATGATTGCACGCTCCCTTCTACTGCTTGTCGCCCTAGCGGTGCCTGCATCAGCGTCGACGTTTTATGTTGCGACCGATGGTGACGATTCAAATCGCGGTACGCTTGAAGAGCCCTTTGGTACCATCCAAAGAGCACAAGAGTTTGTTTCGCCTGGCGACACCGTGTTCATTCGCGGCGGAACATACCGCATGCGAGAGTCACAGATCGCTCGCACTCGGCGGATCTTCGCGCACGTGATCGATCTGCATAAAAGCGGCAGCAAGGGGAGCCGGATCAAATACTGGGCCTACAAATACGAAAAGCCAAAGTTTGATTTTTCGGATGTCAAACCGTCGGGCAAACGAGTGCACGCGTTCGCGATCGGTGGATCGTGGATTCACATAAAGGGGATCGAAGTCGTCGGAGTCCAGGTCACCGTCTCGGGGCATACGCAATCGATTTGCATTGCCAACGACGGCAGCCACAACGTGTTCGAACATCTAAGCATGCATGACGGCATGGCGATCGGTTTCTACGGCGTTGGAGGAAGCGACAATTTGATTTTGAATTGTGACGCATTTCGCAACCATGATTCTTTTTCAGAAAACGGGCGCGGCGGTAACACCGATGGATTTGGTTACCATCCAACACGCGGCGGCAAGAACAATGTCTTCCGCGGCTGTCGTGCTTGGCTGAACAGTGATGACGGATTCGATTGCATCAATGCGTCAGAATCGATCACTTTCGAGAATTGTTGGGCGATGGACAACGGATATTCCGCCGATCGAAAAAGCCTTGCTGACGGAAACGGATTCAAAGCCGGCGGTTATGGATCGAAAACGAAACGCCAACTGCCACGAACGATTCCACGTCATGTCGTCAAAGACTGCATTGCGGCGTACAACAAAAGCAGCGGGTTCTACGCAAATCATCATGTGGGCGGATGCGATTGGCTGAACAACTTGGCGTATCGCAACGGCACGAATTTCAACATGCTGTGTCGGACAAATGACAATTCAACCGATGTGCCGGGCTACGGGCATGTCTTAAAAGGAAATGTCAGCCTCGCAAGCAGACGCTTGATCATCAACGTGAATCTGGCAAAGTGTGAACTCGCTGACAATCGGTTTGACCCCGACGAACCGTTCCCCGATTTCGATATCCAAAGTCTCGACCGATCGCAATTGACCGGTCCACGCCAAGCAGACGGTTCGCTGCCAAAAATTGCTATCCGTCCCAGCGGTGCTTCGACGTTGAAGTTTCCGTAG
- a CDS encoding ROK family transcriptional regulator, with product MNTPHSTEPRLLSQLNERAVLRVLQTNGPSSRAEVTRLAGVTRPTVSKAVSSLLKSGLLEEFDAPENMRGRPAKKLRLGGSNSQVVGLVVDRPTCRLVTAGLDGTLRADTLREFETPPTYDELLATVVDQLESLRSQESLRTLGVGVSLPGLYDYREGCSILSPNVPQTNGRCLGRDLATRLDVEVAVLQESDALCLAERHFGLAGTLTDFAMLDASTGIGLGIFNDGSLLKGSCGLAGEIGHLPMAPDGILCGCGRVGCLETLASDTAVARLVSQNQGQNLTLSQIVDLVRAGDLNVTEELEQVAQQFVFALVTTINLFNPQTLFVHSRMFDLDDSLLERLIRQTESQALMPSFRQCRIERARGSKREGAIAGIIEHLTDSRVSPAAPEPQS from the coding sequence ATGAATACACCCCATTCAACAGAACCCCGATTACTCAGCCAACTCAATGAGCGCGCCGTCCTGCGTGTTCTTCAGACAAATGGACCGAGTTCTCGGGCAGAAGTCACTCGGCTGGCGGGCGTCACTCGCCCGACGGTTTCAAAAGCTGTTTCATCGCTGCTGAAGTCTGGGCTGCTGGAAGAATTCGATGCGCCCGAAAACATGCGAGGTCGTCCGGCAAAGAAGCTGCGACTGGGAGGCTCCAATTCGCAGGTGGTTGGGCTGGTCGTCGATCGTCCGACGTGTCGCCTGGTCACCGCAGGGCTAGATGGTACGCTGCGGGCGGATACATTGCGGGAATTCGAGACTCCACCAACCTACGACGAACTCCTCGCCACGGTTGTCGATCAGCTCGAGTCGCTGCGTTCGCAAGAGAGTCTACGAACACTGGGCGTCGGCGTCAGTTTGCCCGGACTGTATGACTATCGAGAAGGCTGCTCGATTTTGTCGCCCAATGTTCCGCAGACGAATGGCCGTTGCCTCGGCAGAGACTTGGCCACGCGGTTGGACGTGGAAGTTGCCGTCCTGCAGGAGTCGGACGCTCTTTGTCTTGCCGAGCGCCACTTCGGCCTCGCAGGCACCTTGACCGACTTCGCCATGCTCGATGCCAGCACCGGAATCGGACTGGGGATTTTTAACGACGGAAGCCTGCTGAAGGGGAGTTGCGGCTTGGCCGGAGAGATCGGTCACCTGCCAATGGCGCCTGACGGTATTCTGTGCGGCTGTGGACGGGTCGGTTGCCTGGAAACCCTGGCCAGCGATACCGCAGTGGCACGTCTCGTTTCGCAGAACCAGGGGCAAAACCTGACACTCAGCCAGATCGTCGATCTCGTTCGTGCAGGCGACTTGAACGTTACGGAAGAGCTGGAACAAGTTGCACAACAATTCGTTTTTGCGCTCGTGACGACAATCAATCTGTTCAATCCCCAGACCCTGTTCGTCCATAGCCGCATGTTCGATCTGGACGACTCGCTGCTGGAGCGTTTGATACGGCAAACAGAGTCCCAAGCGCTAATGCCGTCATTCCGCCAATGCCGCATCGAACGCGCCCGCGGCAGCAAACGCGAAGGGGCGATTGCCGGAATCATCGAACATCTCACCGACTCACGCGTTTCACCAGCGGCACCGGAACCTCAGTCGTGA
- a CDS encoding nucleoside hydrolase-like domain-containing protein: protein MNQLKQTIFLLLIGICYFALAMPAVAQIKAPPTSGKHRIVLLTDIGGDRDDEQSFTRFMMYADQYDIEGLIATSIRIFPKEKHRPTDGEPQPQHLVKWIKAYSEVRGNLLKHSEGWPEPEHLLTLIRKGVKTGRDAPFNIRTGKAGKGSGHYPLDQLIGADKDNGATRLIIDAVDHDDPRPVWVPIWGGSVELAQALWRVRNDRSDEEVKEFVSKLRVYAWGHQDATGLWIQENFPDLVYLVSTGGVIYSAPPELHSAQWLNEHVRFNHGALGTICPLRHGKLGGADTETYLGLIPNGLSNMEHPDWGGWGGRLRKAKGSEKQWIDVPSNILPNRLGHTISRWAPHFQNDYQARMDWCVKEFAEANHPPSPVLNGDKSLCAIEVTAKPGEHVMLDATGTTDIDGDSLSYRWQTYPEAGSYQGQVEIENMDQATTKCVVPKDAAGKTVHVLLVVSDDGTPTLTRYRRLVVTCQ, encoded by the coding sequence ATGAATCAACTCAAACAAACCATTTTTCTGTTGCTGATCGGGATCTGCTATTTTGCTTTGGCAATGCCAGCGGTGGCTCAGATCAAAGCACCACCGACCTCCGGAAAGCATCGCATTGTCTTATTGACCGACATCGGGGGCGACCGCGACGACGAACAATCCTTCACACGTTTCATGATGTACGCGGACCAGTACGACATCGAAGGCTTGATCGCCACGTCCATTCGCATCTTCCCCAAGGAAAAGCACCGCCCGACCGACGGCGAGCCACAGCCACAACATCTTGTCAAATGGATCAAGGCCTACAGCGAAGTACGCGGCAATCTGTTGAAGCACAGCGAGGGCTGGCCGGAACCGGAACATCTGCTCACACTGATTCGCAAAGGCGTGAAGACCGGGCGCGATGCTCCGTTCAACATTCGCACCGGCAAAGCCGGTAAAGGCAGCGGGCACTACCCACTCGATCAGCTGATCGGGGCGGACAAAGACAACGGCGCCACGCGGCTCATCATTGACGCCGTCGATCACGATGACCCTCGACCCGTTTGGGTTCCGATCTGGGGCGGTTCGGTCGAGTTGGCGCAGGCTCTGTGGCGCGTTCGCAACGATCGCAGCGACGAGGAGGTGAAGGAGTTTGTCTCCAAGTTGCGTGTGTATGCGTGGGGACATCAAGATGCGACCGGCCTTTGGATTCAGGAGAATTTTCCCGATCTGGTCTATCTCGTTTCGACGGGCGGAGTGATCTATTCTGCTCCGCCGGAACTGCATAGCGCCCAGTGGCTCAACGAACACGTTCGCTTCAACCACGGAGCACTCGGCACCATTTGCCCGCTGCGTCACGGCAAGTTGGGCGGTGCCGACACAGAAACGTATCTCGGACTGATCCCGAACGGCTTGAGCAACATGGAGCATCCCGACTGGGGTGGTTGGGGCGGACGGCTTCGCAAAGCAAAGGGTTCGGAGAAACAATGGATCGACGTTCCATCGAACATTCTCCCGAATCGGCTGGGGCACACGATCAGCCGCTGGGCACCGCACTTTCAAAACGATTACCAAGCTCGCATGGATTGGTGCGTGAAAGAGTTCGCCGAAGCCAATCATCCGCCAAGCCCCGTACTCAATGGCGACAAGTCACTTTGTGCCATCGAAGTCACCGCTAAGCCGGGCGAACACGTCATGCTCGACGCCACCGGCACCACGGACATCGACGGAGATTCGCTCTCGTATCGCTGGCAGACTTATCCCGAAGCCGGAAGCTACCAAGGGCAGGTGGAAATCGAAAACATGGATCAGGCGACGACCAAATGCGTGGTGCCCAAGGACGCGGCGGGAAAGACAGTGCACGTGTTGCTCGTGGTTTCCGACGATGGAACTCCGACGCTGACTCGCTACCGTCGTCTTGTCGTCACCTGCCAATAG